Within Nocardioides rotundus, the genomic segment CCGGCGGCGAGACGATCGGCCTCTACGCCCGCGAGGTGTGGCGCGAGGGCGGGGAGACGCTGCCGTTCCTCGTCTACCTCCAGGGCGGGCCCGGCTCGGAGAGCCCTCGACCGAACCCGTGGGACCAGCCGGCCTGGATCGACAGGGCGCTGCGGGACTTCCGGCTGATCCTGCTCGACCAGCGCGGCACCGGGCGCTCCACGCCGATCGGCGGCATCGACCGGATCCCCGGCGACACGGTGCAGGAGAAGGCCGAGCGCCTCACCCACTACCGCGCGGACGCGATCGTCCGCGACTGCGAGCTGCTGCGCGAGCACCTGGGCGCGGATCGGTGGAGCCTGCTCGGCCAGTCCTTCGGCGGCTTCACCTCCACGACGTACCTCTGCCTGGCCCCCGACAGCCTCGCCGCGGTGCACATCACCGGCGGGCTGCCGGCCGTCGGGGTGCCCGCCGACACCGTCTACTCGGCGACCTACGCGGTAATGCGGGAGAAGTCGCAGCGCTACTTCGACCGTCACCCCGGCGACCGCGACCGCTTCCGTGCCGCGCTCGACCTGGCCCGCGACGGCGCGATCACCCTCCCCGGCGGCGATCGCCTGACGCCGGAGCTGCTGCGCACCATCGGCAGCAACCTCGGCATGGACGGCGGCGCGGAGCGGCTGCACTTCCTGCTCGAGCTCGACCCGATGGCGCCCGCGTTCGCGCACGACGTGCACGCGCTCCTCCCCTTCAGCGCGCGCAACCCGATCTACACCTTCCTGCACGAGTCCTCCTGCACCGACGGCGGCGCGAGCGGCTGGTCGGCACAGCGGGTCCGGCCCGACGACTTCGAGGCCGACGAGCTGCTGCTGACCGGCGAGCACATCTACCCGTGGCACTTCGAGCAGCGGGGCGCGCTGCGTCAGTACGCCGACCTCGCGGACCTCCTGGCGGCGCACGAGTGGCCCCGGCTCTACGACGAGGAGGCGCTGCGTCGGGCCGACGTACCCGTGGCGGCGTGCGTCTACTACGACGACGCGTTCGTGGACCGCGAGCTGTCGCTGCGCACCGCCGGCCTGCTGCCGCGCGTGCATCCGTGGATCACCAACGAGCACGAGCACAACGGGCTGCGCACCTCCGGCGAGAGCGTGCTGGACCGGCTGATCGGGCTGGCGAAGGGGCTCTGAGGTCAGCGCACCAGGCAGGGCCGCTTGGGGTCGAAGGCCCAGTCGGGCACGAGGTACTGCATCGCCGCCGCGTCGTCGCGCGCGCCGAGGCCGTGCGCTCGATAGAGCTCGTGCGCCTCGGCCACCCGGTCCCGGTCCAGGGTCACGCCCAGGCCTGGCTCGGTCGGCACCCGGATGGCGCCGCCCTCGATCCGCAGCGGGTCGACGGTGAGGCCCTGTCCGTCCTGCCAGATCCAGTGGGTGTCCAGCGCGGTGATCTCCCCCGGCGCGGCCGCGCCGACGTGGGTGAACATCGCCAGCGACACGTCGAAGTGGTTGTTGGAGTGCGAGCCCCAGGTGAGCCCGAAGTCGTGGCAGAGCTGGGCCACCCGGACCGACCCGGCCATGGTCCAGAAGTGCGGGTCGGCCAGCGGGATGTCGACCGCGTCGGTCCGCACCGCGTGCGCCATCTGCCGCCAGTCGGTGGCGATCATGTTGGTCGCCGTCCGCAGCCCGGTCGCGCGCTTGAACTCCGCCATCACCTCGCGACCGGAGAACCCGCCCTCGGCGCCGCACGGGTCCTCGGCATAGGCGAGCACGTCGCCGGCATCGCGCAGCAGCCGGACGGCGTCGGCCAGCAGCCACCCGCCGTTGGGGTCGAGGGTGATCCGCGCGTCGGGGAAGCGCTCGTGCAGCGCGGTGACCGCGGCGACCTCCTCCTCACCGGGCAGCACGCCGCCCTTGAGCTTGAAGTCGGCGAAGCCGTAGCGGTCGCGGGCGGCCTCGGCGAGGCGTACGACGGCCTCGGGGGTCAGCGCCTCCTCGCGTCGCAGCCGCTCCCAGTCGTCGGCGCCGGCCGGCTCGCGGAGGTAGGGCAGGTCGGTGCGGTCGGAGTCGCCGACGTAGAACAGGTAGCCCAGCATCGGCACCGTCTCGCGCTGCTGGCCGTCGCCGAGCAGCTCCGCAACCGGGACACCCTGCGATTGACCGGCCAGGTCGAGCAGGGCGGACTCCAGCGCGGTCACCGCGTGCACGGTGGTGCGCAGGTCGAAGGTCTGCAGGCCCCGGCCGCCGGCGTCGCGGTCGGCGTACGCCGTCGCCACCTCCCGCAGCAGCGAGCGGTAGCGCAGCACCGGCCGGCCGACGAGCAGGTCGGCGGCGTCGGCGATGGTGGCGGCGATCGCCTCGCCGCCCGGGACCTCGCCGACGCCCTCGCGACCCTCGGAGTCGGTGACGATGGCGAGGTTCCGGGTGAAGAACGGGCCGTGCGCGCCGCTGAGGTTCAGCAGCATCGAGTCGTGCCCGGCGACCGGCACGACCTCGACCTTCGCGATGGTGGCGGTCACGTCTCGAGCGTCCCGTCGACGCGGCGGGTCAGGCCCCACGGGTTGGCGTCGCGGACCGCGTCGGGCAGCAGCGCCTCCGGCACGTCCTGGTAGGCGACCGGCCGCTGGAAGCGCTCGATCGCCAGGCTGCCGACGCTGGTGGTGCGGGCGTCGGACGTGGCCGGGTAGGGGCCGCCGTGGACCATCGCGTGGCCCACCTCGACACCGGTCGGCCAGCCGTTGAAGAGGATCCGGCCGACCTTCTCCTCCAGCACGGGCAGCAGCTCGCGCGCGAGCTCGACGTCGCCGTCGTCGTCCGCGTCGGCGTGCACGGTCGCCGTCAGCTGGCCCTCCAGGCCGCGCAGCCGCGGCAGGAGGTCCTCGAGGGCGTCGTACCGCACCACGACACCGGCGGAGCCGAACACCTCGTCGGTGACCGGCACCTCCAGGACGCTGGACTCGACGACCTGCGGGGCGGGGGCGTTCTCGCCGCCCTCGTTGCCCTGCCCGACGACGCGGACGCCGTCGAGCTCGCGCAGGGTGGCGGCGCCGCTGCGGTAGGCCTCGGCGATCTCCGGCGTGAGCATCTGCTGGCCGGTGGCCTCCGCGACCGCCGCACCTGCGGCGCGCAGGAAGGCGTCGCCCGCCTCCCCGGCAGGGAGGAACATCAGGCCCGGGTTGGTGCAGAACTGGCCCGCGCCCAGGGTGAGGCTGCCGACGTACGCCGTGGCGAGCGCGTCGATGTCGGCCCGCTCGAGCGCGCCGGGGAGGACGACGACCGGGTTGATCGCCGACATCTCGGCGGAGACCGGGATCGGGACCGGACGCTCGGCCGCGGTCTGGGCGATGGCGAGACCACCGCGCCGGGAGCCGGTGAAGCCGACCGCGGTGATCCGCGGGTCGCGGACCAGCTCCTGGCCGGTCTCGGTGCCGCCGAGGACGAAGGAGAAGACGCCCGCCGGGAGACCGGCCTGCTCGACGGCCCGGACGATCGCGCGGGCGACCAGAGTGCCGGTGACCGGGTGCGCCGGGTGGCCCTTCACCACCACCGGG encodes:
- a CDS encoding alpha/beta fold hydrolase — protein: MPRRDHRIDVPLDHADPGGETIGLYAREVWREGGETLPFLVYLQGGPGSESPRPNPWDQPAWIDRALRDFRLILLDQRGTGRSTPIGGIDRIPGDTVQEKAERLTHYRADAIVRDCELLREHLGADRWSLLGQSFGGFTSTTYLCLAPDSLAAVHITGGLPAVGVPADTVYSATYAVMREKSQRYFDRHPGDRDRFRAALDLARDGAITLPGGDRLTPELLRTIGSNLGMDGGAERLHFLLELDPMAPAFAHDVHALLPFSARNPIYTFLHESSCTDGGASGWSAQRVRPDDFEADELLLTGEHIYPWHFEQRGALRQYADLADLLAAHEWPRLYDEEALRRADVPVAACVYYDDAFVDRELSLRTAGLLPRVHPWITNEHEHNGLRTSGESVLDRLIGLAKGL
- a CDS encoding aldehyde dehydrogenase (NADP(+)), whose product is MTEATSIIAGTEQPTADVAAACAAAAEAFATYRTTTPDQRADFLETVAAEIEADKEPIIEAAVRESGLPEARITGEVGRTTGQLRMFARVVRQGDHLGVRIDPAMPDREPLPRPDIRQRMVPLGPVAVFGASNFPLAFSTAGGDTASALAAGCPVVVKGHPAHPVTGTLVARAIVRAVEQAGLPAGVFSFVLGGTETGQELVRDPRITAVGFTGSRRGGLAIAQTAAERPVPIPVSAEMSAINPVVVLPGALERADIDALATAYVGSLTLGAGQFCTNPGLMFLPAGEAGDAFLRAAGAAVAEATGQQMLTPEIAEAYRSGAATLRELDGVRVVGQGNEGGENAPAPQVVESSVLEVPVTDEVFGSAGVVVRYDALEDLLPRLRGLEGQLTATVHADADDDGDVELARELLPVLEEKVGRILFNGWPTGVEVGHAMVHGGPYPATSDARTTSVGSLAIERFQRPVAYQDVPEALLPDAVRDANPWGLTRRVDGTLET
- a CDS encoding enolase C-terminal domain-like protein, with the protein product MTATIAKVEVVPVAGHDSMLLNLSGAHGPFFTRNLAIVTDSEGREGVGEVPGGEAIAATIADAADLLVGRPVLRYRSLLREVATAYADRDAGGRGLQTFDLRTTVHAVTALESALLDLAGQSQGVPVAELLGDGQQRETVPMLGYLFYVGDSDRTDLPYLREPAGADDWERLRREEALTPEAVVRLAEAARDRYGFADFKLKGGVLPGEEEVAAVTALHERFPDARITLDPNGGWLLADAVRLLRDAGDVLAYAEDPCGAEGGFSGREVMAEFKRATGLRTATNMIATDWRQMAHAVRTDAVDIPLADPHFWTMAGSVRVAQLCHDFGLTWGSHSNNHFDVSLAMFTHVGAAAPGEITALDTHWIWQDGQGLTVDPLRIEGGAIRVPTEPGLGVTLDRDRVAEAHELYRAHGLGARDDAAAMQYLVPDWAFDPKRPCLVR